From the Patagioenas fasciata isolate bPatFas1 chromosome Z, bPatFas1.hap1, whole genome shotgun sequence genome, one window contains:
- the LOC136114798 gene encoding uncharacterized protein, translating into MPAPHTPRPRLPHGAPALLLLLTALATATACHHLRPRHATFPWDSLQLLRAMAPSPTQPCHQQHAPSFPDTLLNTPRSQQPAATLTILQHLLQILSSNSIPQHWHNQAREHLLNSLHHHRQQLQQCLTHNRMLFKRKRPRNLLLTIDKYFGDIQDFLRTHNHSACAWDHVRLQAHICFQYMDQLLGQVRSQTAPALHQTHLLPTPIPSQHQRLQTEHRTQQPGLGSFSTAPGQEPTATRAPPDVPSNQKYPLTPPGGNLTGSAFPEVAEERKPSSDTNTEEERLKLMKVKQRHCRCFSNKHAVPRPTATSSKDIWTERAPEIPETRLVKPQNVNIYLPPTHQQQSTHTARPPHGHPTNALPQDHHGHQPPLETTAGNSPQSESQEGKPRHHIKPASQQQPKHSAHPYRQPA; encoded by the exons atGCCTGCGCCCCACACCCCACGGCCCCGCCTGCCGCACGGCGCCCCGgcgctcctgctcctcctcacgGCTCTCGCCACCGCCACCGCCTGCCACCACCTGCGGCCCCGCCACGCCACCTTCCCCTGGGACAGCCTCCAGCTCCTCCGGGCcatggctcccagccccacacagccctgccaccaaCAGCACGCGCCCTCCTTCCCCGACACCCTCCTCAACACCCCCCGCTCCCAACAACCCGCCGCCACTCTCACCATCCTCCAGCACCTCTTGCAAATCCTCAGCAGCAACAGCATCCCCCAACACTGGCACAACCAGGCACGGGAACACCTCCTCAACAGCCTCCACCACCAcagacagcagctccagcagtgcctgacacacAACAGGATgctcttcaaaaggaaaagacCCCGCAACCTGCTGCTCACCATCGACAAATACTTTGGGGACATCCAGGACTTCCTCCGCACCCACAACCACAGCGCCTGCGCCTGGGACCACGTCCGCCTCCAAGCTCACATCTGCTTCCAATACATGGACCAACTCCTAGGGCAGGTGAGGAGCCAAACCGCTCCTGCCCTCCACCAAACGCACCTGCTCCCAACGCCCATTCCCAGCCAACACCAGCGGCTGCAGACGGAGCACAGGACGCAGCAGCCCGGCCTGGGATCGTTCAGCACCGCTCCTGGACAGGAGCCGACGGCCACACGGGC TCCTCCTGATGTTCCCTCCAACCAGAAATACCCTCTGACACCACCCGGGGGGAACCTCACTGGCTCTGCTTTTCCTGAGGTGGCTGAAGAAAGGAAACCCTCCTCAGATACAAACACAGAGGAGGAGAG GTTGAAACTGATGAAAGTGAAGCAAAGACATTGCAGATGCTTCAGCAACAAACATGCAGTGCCCAGACCCACAGCCACCTCCTCGAAGGACATCTGGACAGAGAGAGCTCCTGAGATTCCTGAGACACGTCTCGTAAAACCCCAGAATGTGAACA TCTACCTGCCCCCAACACACCAGCAGCAAAGCACCCACACCGCCCGCCCCCCGCACGGGCACCCCACCAACGCACTTCCCCAAGACCACCACGGCCACCAGCCACCGCTGGAAACCACGGCCGGAAACTCACCGCAATCAGAAAGCCAGGAAGGGAAACCGCGGCACCACATAAAGCCAGCGAGCCAGCAGCAGCCCAAGCACAGCGCCCACCCGTACCGCCAGCCAGCCTGA
- the LOC136115153 gene encoding interferon-like, whose product MAAPHTPRPRLPHGAPVLLLLLTALATATACHHLRSRHATFPWDSLQLLRAMAPSPTQPCHQQHAPSFPDTLLNTPRSQQPAAALTILQHLLQILSSNSIPQHWHNQAREHLLNSLHHHRQQLQQCLTPNRTLSRTQGPRNLLLTIDKYFGDIQDFLRTHNHSACAWDHVRLQAHICFQHLHNLTSTTPN is encoded by the coding sequence atGGCTGCGCCCCACACCCCACGGCCCCGCCTGCCGCACGGCGCCCCggtgctcctgctcctcctcacgGCTCTCGCCACCGCCACCGCCTGCCACCACCTGCGGTCCCGCCACGCCACCTTCCCCTGGGACAGCCTCCAGCTCCTCCGGGCcatggctcccagccccacacagccctgccaccaaCAGCACGCGCCCTCCTTCCCCGACACCCTCCTCAACACCCCCCGCTCCCAACAACCCGCCGCCGCCCTCACCATCCTCCAGCACCTCTTGCAAATCCTCAGCAGCAACAGCATCCCCCAACACTGGCACAACCAGGCACGGGAACACCTCCTCAACAGCCTCCACCACCAcagacagcagctccagcagtgcctgacacccAACAGGACGCTCTCCCGAACACAAGGGCCCCGCAACCTGCTGCTCACCATCGACAAATACTTCGGGGACATCCAGGACTTCCTCCGCACCCACAACCACAGCGCCTGCGCCTGGGACCACGTCCGCCTCCAAGCTCACATCTGCTTCCAGCACCTCCACAACCTCACCAGCACCACCCCCAATTAG
- the LOC136114800 gene encoding interferon-like, with protein sequence MAAPHTPRPRLPHGAPALLLLLTALAIATACHHLRPRHATFPWDSLQLLRAMAPSPTQPCHQQHAPSFPDTLLNTARSQQPAAALTILQHLLQILSSNSIPQHWHNQAREHLLNSLHHHRQQLQQCLTHNRMLFKRKGPRNLLLTIDKYFGDIQDFLRTHNHSACAWDHVRLQAHICFQYMDQLLGQVRSQTAPVLHQTRLLPTPIPSQHQRLQTEQRPQQPGLGSLSTAPGQEPTATRA encoded by the coding sequence atGGCTGCGCCCCACACCCCACGGCCCCGCCTGCCGCACGGCGCCCCGgcgctcctgctcctcctcacgGCTCTCGCCATCGCCACCGCCTGCCACCACCTGCGGCCCCGCCACGCCACCTTCCCCTGGGACAGCCTCCAGCTCCTCCGGGCcatggctcccagccccacacagccctgccaccaaCAGCACGCGCCCTCCTTCCCCGACACCCTCCTCAACACCGCACGCTCCCAACAACCCGCCGCCGCCCTCACCATCCTCCAGCACCTCTTGCAAATCCTCAGCAGCAACAGCATCCCCCAACACTGGCACAACCAGGCACGGGAACACCTCCTCAACAGCCTCCACCACCAcagacagcagctccagcagtgcctgacacacAACAGGATGCTCTTCAAAAGGAAAGGACCCCGCAACCTGCTGCTCACCATAGACAAATACTTTGGGGACATTCAGGACTTCCTCCGCACCCACAACCACAGCGCCTGCGCCTGGGACCACGTCCGCCTCCAAGCTCACATCTGCTTCCAATACATGGACCAACTCCTAGGGCAGGTGAGGAGCCAAACCGCTCCTGTCCTCCACCAAACGCGCCTGCTCCCAACGCCCATTCCCAGCCAACACCAGCGGCTGCAGACGGAGCAGAGGCCGCAGCAGCCCGGCCTGGGATCGCTCAGCACCGCTCCTGGACAGGAGCCGACGGCCACACGGGCGTGA
- the LOC136115167 gene encoding interferon-like encodes MPAPHTPRPRLPHGAPALLLLLTALATATACHHLRSRHATFPWDSLQLLRAMAPSPTQPCHQQHAPSFPDTLLNTPRSQQPAAALTILQHLLQILSSNSIPQHWHNQAREHLLNSLHHHRQQLQQCLTHNRTLSRTQGPRNLLLTIDKYFGDIQDFLRTHNHSACAWDHVRLQAHICFQHLHNLTSTTPN; translated from the coding sequence atGCCTGCGCCCCACACCCCACGGCCCCGCCTGCCGCACGGCGCCCCGgcgctcctgctcctcctcacgGCTCTCGCCACCGCCACCGCCTGCCACCACCTGCGGTCCCGCCACGCCACCTTCCCCTGGGACAGCCTCCAGCTCCTCCGGGCcatggctcccagccccacacagccctgccaccaaCAGCACGCGCCCTCCTTCCCCGACACCCTCCTCAACACCCCCCGCTCCCAACAACCCGCCGCCGCCCTCACCATCCTCCAGCACCTCTTGCAAATCCTCAGCAGCAACAGCATCCCCCAACACTGGCACAACCAGGCACGGGAACACCTCCTCAACAGCCTCCACCACCAcagacagcagctccagcagtgcctgacacacAACAGGACGCTCTCCCGAACACAAGGGCCCCGCAACCTGCTGCTCACCATCGACAAATACTTCGGGGACATCCAGGACTTCCTCCGCACCCACAACCACAGCGCCTGCGCCTGGGACCACGTCCGCCTCCAAGCTCACATCTGCTTCCAGCACCTCCACAACCTCACCAGCACCACCCCCAATTAG
- the LOC136114799 gene encoding interferon-like — protein sequence MAAPHTPRPRLPHGAPALLLLLTALATATACHHLRPRHATFPWDSLQLLRAMAPSPTQPCHQQHAPSFPDTLLNTPRSQQPAAALTILQHLLQFLSSNSIPQHWHNQAREHLLNSLHHHRQQLQQCLTHNRMLFKRKGPRNLLLTIDKYFGDIQDFLRTHNHSACAWDHVRLQAHICFQYMDQLLGQVRSQTAPALHQTRLFPTPIPSQHQRLQTEQRTQQPGLGSLSTAPSASGQEPTATRA from the coding sequence atGGCTGCGCCCCACACCCCACGGCCCCGCCTGCCGCACGGCGCCCCGgcgctcctgctcctcctcacgGCTCTCGCCACCGCCACCGCCTGCCACCACCTGCGGCCCCGCCACGCCACCTTCCCCTGGGACAGCCTCCAGCTCCTCCGGGCcatggctcccagccccacacagccctgccaccaaCAGCACGCGCCCTCCTTCCCCGACACCCTCCTCAACACCCCCCGATCCCAACAACCCGCCGCCGCCCTCACCATCCTCCAGCACCTCTTGCAATTCCTCAGCAGCAACAGCATCCCCCAACACTGGCACAACCAGGCACGGGAACACCTCCTCAACAGCCTCCACCACCAcagacagcagctccagcagtgcctgacacacAACAGGATGCTCTTCAAAAGGAAAGGACCCCGCAACCTGCTGCTCACCATCGACAAATACTTTGGGGACATCCAGGACTTCCTCCGCACCCACAACCACAGCGCCTGCGCCTGGGACCACGTCCGCCTCCAAGCTCACATCTGCTTCCAATACATGGACCAACTCCTAGGGCAGGTGAGGAGCCAAACCGCTCCTGCCCTCCACCAAACGCGCCTGTTCCCAACGCCCATTCCCAGCCAACACCAGCGGCTGCAGACGGAGCAGAGGACGCAGCAGCCCGGTCTGGGATCGCTCAGCACCGCTCCCAGTGCTTCGGGACAGGAGCCGACGGCTACACGGGCTTGA
- the LOC136115195 gene encoding interferon-like → MAAPHTPRPRLPHGAPALLLLLTALATATACHHLRSRHATFPWDSLQLLRAMAPSPTQPCHQQHAPSFPDTLLNTPRSQQPTAALTILQHLLQILSSNSIPQHWHNQAREHLLNSLHHHRQQLQQCLTPNRTLSRTQGPRNLLLTIDKYFGDIQDFLRTHNHSACAWDHVRLQAHICFQHLHNLTSTTPN, encoded by the coding sequence atGGCTGCGCCCCACACCCCACGGCCCCGCCTGCCGCACGGCGCCCCGgcgctcctgctcctcctcacgGCTCTCGCTACCGCCACCGCCTGCCACCACCTGCGGTCCCGCCACGCCACCTTCCCCTGGGACAGCCTCCAGCTCCTCCGGGCcatggctcccagccccacacagccctgccaccaaCAGCACGCGCCCTCCTTCCCCGACACCCTCCTCAACACCCCCCGATCCCAACAACCCACCGCCGCCCTCACCATCCTCCAGCATCTCTTGCAAATCCTCAGCAGCAACAGCATCCCCCAACACTGGCACAACCAGGCACGGGAACACCTCCTCAACAGCCTCCACCACCAcagacagcagctccagcagtgcctgacacccAACAGGACGCTCTCCCGAACACAAGGGCCCCGCAACCTGCTGCTCACCATCGACAAATACTTCGGGGACATCCAGGACTTCCTCCGCACCCACAACCACAGCGCCTGCGCCTGGGACCACGTCCGCCTCCAAGCTCACATCTGCTTCCAGCACCTCCACAACCTCACCAGCACCACCCCCAATTAG